ACCGGCAGCGATTTTGTCCCTTGCCAGCAGCAGCGTATGGGCAAAGTAGGCGCGTACCTGCTCATAATCGTGCAATACCGCAATCACCGCCTGCCCGTCTTGGTGGCAGCGGCGCAAAACGTCCAACAGCGCATAAGTGGTTCGGGCATCGACAGCGTTGAAAGGCTCGTCCAACAGCAGGAATTTTGCATCTTGCGCCAGCATTCGTGCAAACAGTACGCGCTGGAATTGCCCGTTGGACAAATGGGCAATTTGGCGGTCGGCGAAGTCGCGCATTTCCACACGTTCCAACGCCGCATAAACCCGCTCGCGCTGTGCGGCGGTTACGCGGCCGAAAAAGCCGATTTCATACCACAAGCCCATTGCCGCCAGCTCGAATACCGTCATCGGCTGGCTGCGGTCGATTTCCGATTGTTGCGGCAGGTAGGCGATGTCTTTGCGTTTCAGGCCGACCCAGTGCACACGGCCGGTATCGGTTTTCTGCAAGCCCATTACCGCCTTGAGCAGCGTGGATTTGCCGGC
The nucleotide sequence above comes from Neisseria animalis. Encoded proteins:
- a CDS encoding metal ABC transporter ATP-binding protein, yielding MSIVVDNLTVSYQHRPAVHHVDMAFDDGTMWAIFGPNGAGKSTLLKAVMGLQKTDTGRVHWVGLKRKDIAYLPQQSEIDRSQPMTVFELAAMGLWYEIGFFGRVTAAQRERVYAALERVEMRDFADRQIAHLSNGQFQRVLFARMLAQDAKFLLLDEPFNAVDARTTYALLDVLRRCHQDGQAVIAVLHDYEQVRAYFAHTLLLARDKIAAGATEKVLTDEYLSQANAAMQKQESTDWCAV